The stretch of DNA CATGAGCACTGCCGTGACGCGAACACGTACCCAGCCCGGGAGCCGGATCCGGATCCGCGGGTCGGCGGGCCTCGGCCTCGCCGCCTGGCTGGCCGGAATCCTGTTCTTCCTGCCCATCGCCTGGATGACGCTGACCTCCTTCCACTCGGAGGAGGACGCCGCGACCAACCCGCCCTCGCTCGCCGCGTCCCTCACCCTGGACGGCTACCGCGAGTTCTTCGGCTCGGGCGGCGGCGCGAGTCCCTGGCCCGCCCTCATCAACTCGACGGTGGCATCGGTCGCCTCGACCCTTCTTGTGCTCGTCCTCGCGCTGCCTGCCGCGTACGCGCTCTCCATCAGGCCGGTGAAGAAGTGGACGGACGTCCTGTTCTTCTTCCTGTCGACGAAGATGCTGCCCGTCGTGGCGGGCCTGCTGCCGATCTATCTGTTCGCCAAGAACGCCGAGATGCTCGACAACATCTGGCTGCTCGTCATCCTCTACACGTCGATGAACCTGCCGATCGCGGTGTGGATGATGCACTCCTTCCTCTCCGAGGTGCCGGTCGCGATCATCGAGGCCGCGCAGATCGACGGGGCTCGGCTGCCCACCATCCTCGCGCGCGTGGTGGCTCCCATCGCGCTGCCGGGGATCGCGGCGACCTCCCTGATCTGCTTCATCTTCAGCTGGAACGAACTCCTCTTCGCGCGGGTGCTCACGGGCGTCGTCGCCCAGACCGCGCCCGTGTTCCTGACCGGCTTCATCACCAGCCAGGGCCTGTTCCTGGCCAAGGTGTGCGCCGCGTCGCTCGTGATCTCCCTGCCGGTGCTCGCCGCGGGGTTCGCCGCCCAGGACAAGCTGGTCCAGGGCCTGTCGTTGGGAGCCGTCAAGTGAAGGCCGCCATCATCGAGTCCGTCGGCAAGGCTGTCGTCGGCGAGGTGCCCGACCCCACTCCGGGGCCGCGGGAGGTCGTCGTCGAGGTCGCCGCGTGCGGTCTGTGCGGGACCGATCTGCACATCCTGCAGGGCGAGTTCGCGCCCACGCTGCCGGTGGTGCCGGGGCACGAGTTCGCCGGGGAGGTCGTGGGGCTCGGCCGCGAGGTCACGGAGCTCGCGGTCGGCGACCGGGTGGCCGTCGACCCCTCGCTCTACTGCTACGAGTGCCGCTACTGCCGCACCGGCCACAACAACCTCTGCGAGCGCTGGGCCGCGATCGGCGTCACCACGGCGGGCGGTGCGGCCCAGTACGCGGTCGCGCCCGTCGCGAACTGTGTCCGGCTCCCCGAGAACGTACGCACCCAGGACGCGGCCCTCATCGAACCACTGTCCTGCGCGGTGCGCGGCTACGACGTGCTCCGTGCCCGGCTGGGCGCCCACGTGCTGATCTACGGCTCCGGAACGATGGGCCTGATGATGCTGGAGCTCGCCAAGCGGACGGGGGCGGCGAGCGTGGACGTCGTGGACCTCAACCCGGACCGCCTCGCCACGGCGCGACAGTTGGGCGTCTCGGGATCGGCCGCGGGCGCTGACGAGCTCGACCGGCCGCAAGGGTGGGACATCGTGGTCGACGCCACGGGGAACGCGAACGCGATCCAGGACGGTCTGGGGCGAGTCGCCAAGGCCGGCACATTCCTGCAGTTCGGGGTG from Streptomyces sp. BA2 encodes:
- a CDS encoding carbohydrate ABC transporter permease, encoding MSTAVTRTRTQPGSRIRIRGSAGLGLAAWLAGILFFLPIAWMTLTSFHSEEDAATNPPSLAASLTLDGYREFFGSGGGASPWPALINSTVASVASTLLVLVLALPAAYALSIRPVKKWTDVLFFFLSTKMLPVVAGLLPIYLFAKNAEMLDNIWLLVILYTSMNLPIAVWMMHSFLSEVPVAIIEAAQIDGARLPTILARVVAPIALPGIAATSLICFIFSWNELLFARVLTGVVAQTAPVFLTGFITSQGLFLAKVCAASLVISLPVLAAGFAAQDKLVQGLSLGAVK
- a CDS encoding alcohol dehydrogenase catalytic domain-containing protein, producing the protein MKAAIIESVGKAVVGEVPDPTPGPREVVVEVAACGLCGTDLHILQGEFAPTLPVVPGHEFAGEVVGLGREVTELAVGDRVAVDPSLYCYECRYCRTGHNNLCERWAAIGVTTAGGAAQYAVAPVANCVRLPENVRTQDAALIEPLSCAVRGYDVLRARLGAHVLIYGSGTMGLMMLELAKRTGAASVDVVDLNPDRLATARQLGVSGSAAGADELDRPQGWDIVVDATGNANAIQDGLGRVAKAGTFLQFGVADYATRVSIDPYRIYNQEITITGSMAVLHSYERAAELFACGVLDPDVFISDRMPLAAYPEALDRFASGVGRKIVVVP